The DNA window AGCGCACTACCAGTAGGTTAAACGATTTCTGGTCGCCCTTTTGGACCCGCTCAACCAGAACTTGATCCGTTAACTGCTCGCTCATCCGAGGTAAACTCTCCCCAAATCCGTCTCCACGCGTAAAATTGTACTGCCAGCCATACATTATTTTCCTGAGCAAGCACTCGCTTGGAGTTCATATAGAACACGAAGTTCCATATCGCCATTGTTTTTTCTGTTGATGTCACCCTATCCGTGGCTTTTGCCCGGACAGTTAGGCTAACATGAAATTCACTCTTCTTCTGCACACATCATACGTTATGCAACCATCATCTGAACATGTTAGCGATGTACTGATCGTCGGCAGCGGCGCTGCGGGCCTGTCACTGGCGCTGCGCCTGGCGCAGCATTGCAAGGTTACCGTTCTCAGCAAGGGGCCACTCAGCGAGGGGGCCACCTTTTACGCCCAGGGCGGGATCGCCGCGGTGTTCGATGAGACGGACAGCATTGCCTCACACGTTGATGACACTTTGATTGCCGGCGCCGGCCTGTGCGACAAAGAGGCCGTCGAGTTCATCGCCGGCAACGCGCGCCACTGCGTGCAGTGGCTGATCGATCAGGGCGTGCTGTTCGACACCGAGGTCAACGCGCAGGGCGAGGAGCATTATCACCTCACGCGCGAAGGCGGCCATAGCCATCGCCGCATCCTGCACGCCGCGGACGCTACCGGTAAGGAAGTAGAGACCACGCTGGTAGGGAAAGCAAGCGCTCACCCCAATATTTGCGTGATGGAACGCCGCAACGCGGTCGACCTTATCACGTCGAACAAAATCGGCCTGCCGGGCACCCGCCGCGTAGTGGGCGCTTACGTCTGGAACCGCGAGCTGGAGCGGGTGGAAACCTACCGCGCCAAAACAGTGGTGCTGGCGACCGGCGGCGCGGCCAAGGTGTACCAATACACCACCAACCCGGACATCTCCTCCGGCGACGGTATCGCCATGGCCTGGCGCGCCGGCTGCCGGGTCGCCAACCTGGAGTTCAACCAGTTCCATCCGACCTGCCTGTTCCACCCGCAGGCGCGCAACTTCCTGCTGACCGAAGCGCTGCGTGGCGAAGGGGCTTACCTGAAGCGCCCGGACGGCAGCCGCTTTATGCCGGATTTCGACCCGCGCGGCGAACTGGCCCCGCGCGATATCGTCGCCCGCGCCATCGACCATGAAATGAAGCGCCTGGGCGCCGACTGCATGTACCTGGACATCAGCCACAAGCCGGCGGAGTTCATCACCCAGCACTTCCCGATGATCCACGAAAAGTTGCTGACGCTGGGCTTCGATCTGACCCGGCAACCGATCCCGATCGTCCCGGCGGCGCACTACACCTGCGGCGGCGTGATGGTCGATCAGCACGGCCGCACCGATCTCGACGGGCTGTACGCCATCGGCGAGGTCAGCTACACCGGCCTGCACGGCGCCAACCGCATGGCGTCGAATTCGCTGCTGGAATGCCTGGTTTACGGTTGGTCGGCGGCGGAAGACATTCTGCAGCGTCTGCCCTTCATCCAGCAGGCCAAACAGGTGCCGCACTGGGATGAAAGCCGGGTGGACGATGCGGACGAACGGGTGGTGATTCAGCACAACTGGCACGAGCTGCGGCTGTTCATGTGGGATTACGTCGGCATCGTGCGCACCACCAAGCGGCTGGAGCGCGCCCTGCGCCGCATCAACACGCTGCAGGCGGAAATCGACGAATACTACGCCCACTTCCGCATCTCCAATAACCTGCTGGAGCTGCGCAATCTGGTGCAGGTGGCCGAGCTTATCGTGCGCAGTGCCATGGCGCGCAAAGAGAGCCGCGGCCTGCACTACACGCTGGACTACCCGGATTTGCTGCCGGAAGCGCTGCCGACCATCTTGCAGCCTTAAACCATGCGACAGGGCGCCTTATCGGCGCCCTTTTCTTTTCAGTAGAACAGGTAAAAGTCGGCTATCAACCGGCGGAAATCGTCGGTATAGCTGCCGTCGGCCTGTTTGATCGCCAGCGCCTGCTCCCGCAGCGGCGTTTCCTTACGCGTCAGCGCCAGCAGCACCCGGTGCAGCGGCGTGTCGGCCCGATCGCTGACGTTCACTTTCGCCGCCGTGTGCCAGCCGCTTTGCTGCGCCAATAGTTCAAATTCGGCGCCGATGTCGTGCGGCAGCACCACGCAGAACGTTCC is part of the Serratia surfactantfaciens genome and encodes:
- the nadB gene encoding L-aspartate oxidase, which translates into the protein MQPSSEHVSDVLIVGSGAAGLSLALRLAQHCKVTVLSKGPLSEGATFYAQGGIAAVFDETDSIASHVDDTLIAGAGLCDKEAVEFIAGNARHCVQWLIDQGVLFDTEVNAQGEEHYHLTREGGHSHRRILHAADATGKEVETTLVGKASAHPNICVMERRNAVDLITSNKIGLPGTRRVVGAYVWNRELERVETYRAKTVVLATGGAAKVYQYTTNPDISSGDGIAMAWRAGCRVANLEFNQFHPTCLFHPQARNFLLTEALRGEGAYLKRPDGSRFMPDFDPRGELAPRDIVARAIDHEMKRLGADCMYLDISHKPAEFITQHFPMIHEKLLTLGFDLTRQPIPIVPAAHYTCGGVMVDQHGRTDLDGLYAIGEVSYTGLHGANRMASNSLLECLVYGWSAAEDILQRLPFIQQAKQVPHWDESRVDDADERVVIQHNWHELRLFMWDYVGIVRTTKRLERALRRINTLQAEIDEYYAHFRISNNLLELRNLVQVAELIVRSAMARKESRGLHYTLDYPDLLPEALPTILQP